In a genomic window of Allomeiothermus silvanus DSM 9946:
- a CDS encoding TetR/AcrR family transcriptional regulator, translated as MNRREEILARAGALFSSRGYHATSMRDLARELGIQGGSLYAHIEGKEELLWEIVSRAADEFDAALAPVVASSAPPPEKLRLAVEGHLEVVARNKDLATVFFNEWKHLSPERYRAIALRRNRVENVYREIFAEGIKGGQFRKDLDPKLAAVLVLSGANWAYQWFNPQGRLSARQVADAFVEMLLEGFER; from the coding sequence ATGAACCGTCGAGAAGAAATTCTGGCTCGAGCTGGGGCCTTATTTAGCAGCCGGGGATACCACGCCACCTCGATGCGCGACCTGGCCCGCGAACTTGGTATCCAGGGCGGCAGCCTTTATGCTCACATCGAGGGCAAGGAAGAACTCTTGTGGGAGATCGTTAGCCGGGCGGCAGACGAGTTTGATGCGGCGCTAGCGCCGGTTGTAGCCTCCAGTGCCCCCCCACCGGAAAAATTGCGGCTGGCCGTAGAAGGCCACCTCGAGGTAGTAGCCCGCAACAAAGACTTGGCTACGGTGTTTTTCAACGAGTGGAAGCACCTCTCCCCCGAGCGCTACCGGGCCATCGCCCTTCGTAGGAACCGAGTTGAAAACGTCTATCGAGAGATCTTCGCCGAGGGAATCAAGGGCGGCCAGTTCCGCAAAGACCTAGACCCCAAGCTAGCAGCGGTGCTGGTGCTCTCAGGCGCCAATTGGGCTTACCAATGGTTCAACCCCCAAGGGCGCCTAAGCGCCCGGCAGGTAGCCGACGCCTTCGTGGAGATGTTGCTCGAGGGCTTTGAGAGATAA